GGAGATCAGCCCGCACACCGACGAGGGAGTCGTCGTCGAGGTTCAGTACGTCGTCGCCCAAGAGCGAGGGAGCGACGGAAACCAGCAGGCGACCGTTCGATCCGCGAATGGGCCGTGAGGTCCGGTCGTTAGCGCAGTGCCGCTTCGAGGCCGGCACCGATCGCAACGCCGATCGGGAGCCACAGCGCGAGATTTTCCGTTGCAACGCCGAGGAGGACGCCCACTGAGATCCCGATGGCGACGCCACTGCCGATAGGAGAGTCGTCGACGTCGTTCTCACCCGGGGCAGTCGGATCGTTCTCGCGTTCGACCATGGGTAGCCGAGAGTAGCTGCTGCGAGCTGCCGATTGGAGGAACCAAGCGGATGCGAGTCGTCTCGCCTCGAGGACCCTACCGTTGGAGGCCGAACGAGACGTGAATCGTCGTCGTGTACGATTCGATCTGACCGTCCTCGACGTCCGCCGTCTGGGATTCGATCTTGATTCCCGTGATCTCCTCGAGCGTCTCGTCGGCGTCCTCGAGCGCGCTCTGTGCGGCGTCTTCCCAGGATTCGGTCGAGTTACCGACCAGCTTGATGACTTTGGCGGTTTCGCTCATGATACGCGCCAACGGACACCGACGAAGTGCATAGTCCTTGGCCGGGGGTATGCTTGCTCGACGGCCTCGTTTCCCGTCCGCTGTCGCGAGTTAGCTGGGCTCCGACGACGGCCGATACCGACGGCTCACCGCCTTCCACCGACCGGTTCGGAACAGCCAGTAGTTGATCCCGCCCGGGACGGTCGTCTCGAGGAAGAGCGCGAGGTAGAGTCCGCCGACGCCGAGCGGCGTGACCAGTCCCAGCGCGGCCGCCGGGAGGGCGAAGGCGTAGCGACCGAGCAGGGAGGCGACGAACGGCCAGCGAGTGTCGCCGGCACCGAGCAGCGCCCCCGCAGCGGCGCCGTCGATACCGTATCCGATCGAACTGATCGCTCCGACGACGACGAACGCGGCGGCCTGCGCGGCCTCCGCCGGACCGGTGACGAACACCCCCGCGATCGGCCGGGCGAAGAGCACGACGAGAACCGCGATTCCGGTGTAAATCACCGTCGAGAGCCGGATGATATCCGCGCCGTAGCCCACGGCTACTTCCTCTTCGTTCGCACCGAGGTGCTGTCCGACGAGCGAACTCGAGGCCAGCGACAGGCCCCAGTTGACGCTGTTGATCAGGGCTCGTACCCGGCGGCCGACCTCGAGGGCCGTGACGACGACCGGCCCGAACGAGGCGGCGATCCAGAGGAGGGGAAAGACGACGATACCCTGTGCGAGCCGCCGACCGACTTCCGGCAGCGAGATTTCGATCAACTGGCGGAGCAGCGTCGGCTCGATCCACGGCCCGCCTCGCGTGATCGGGACGGGACTGGGCTCCATGCCGAGGCGACCGTACGACCGGCCGAGCATGCCCCACGCGAGGACGACCGTCACGAACCCGCTCGCGAGGGTCGTCCCGATCGCGGCACCGGCAGCACCCAGACCGAGCCCGAATATCAGCAGCCCGCTGAGGAGAACGTTGAGCACCGCGCCGCCGGCCCGGGCCACCATCTCGGTGAACGTGTCGCCGACGCCGGTGTACGTCCGGCTGGCGATGAGATTGAGGAGTTCGAAGACGACCGCCGGCGCGACGTAGACGAGGTAGACGCTGCCGTGACGAAGGGCATCGGGATCCGCGCCGAGCAGCCCGATCAGACGGTCGGGGACGGCGAGAAAGATCCCTGCGACCGGAAGCGAAATCGCGGTCGCGAGCACGACGCTCTGGGTGACGGCCAGCGACGCGCGGCCGGTTTCCTCGCCGCCGTAATTCTGCGAGACGAGCGTGACGGTACCGCCCGCGAGGCCGAGTCCCAGCAGCGTCACGATCTGCCAGTAGCCGAGCGCGAACGCCAGCCCCGCAGTGCCCGCCGTCCCGACGGCGATCCCGACCATCGCGAGATCGGCCGTCTGCTTGGACATGATCGCGAAGCCGGTGACGATCCGGGGCCACGCCAGCTCGGCGATCGGTGGGAACCGGTCGGCGTCGACGATCCCGCAGCGCTCGAGGAGTCCCGCGACGAACGCGATCGCAGCCGCCTGCCAACTCGTCATCGACCGCTCGTTTCGGGACCACCCCCTTCGATCTGTCGTTCGATAGACCGTAGCAGTCCCGAGAGAAGCGATCAGCAAAATTTATACACGAAATATACAGATTGAAAACGTGTCAGCACTCGCCTCGCTTCGCCTCCCGACGACGGTACTTGCAACGGTAGAATTCCTGCTTGCCGAATCGTCGGCGGTGCTCGCCCAGCGGGACCCCGCGGGTATCGGTACCGGAACGGCAGCCAGCACGCCGTGGTACGTCCAGTCGATCACTGCAGCACTGATTACGCTCGTTATCGGTGGACTCCTAATCGCGATCGCTCCGGACGGAACGCGCCGACAGACCGATCGCGCGCTCGAGCAACCCGGGGCCGCGTTCGTCTACGGCGTCGGCAGTTTGATCGCCGTGATCGGAATCGCTTTCGTGTTGGCGATCACGGGAATCGGGATCGTTCTCGCGATTCCGTTGCTGCTGATCTTCGCTCTTGTAGCAGTGGTCGCCGGAGAGTACGGCTATCTCGCCGTCGGCCGACTCGCGAGCGACAGTTGGCCCCTCGCACTGGGCGTCGCGATCGTCGTCTCGGCGCTCGTCGGTGCGGTTCCCGTCCTCGGATCGATAGCCGGGTTCGTAATCAGTAGTATCGGGTTGGGAGTGATCATCATAGGTTCCATAGAGTAACACGACTCACGCCCGTGAGAGCAACGCTTTGAGGTGGTCCATCGAGACCAGCGACGTCGGCCGGTCCATGTGAACGCCGATCTCGCCAGACAGCGCGCCCAGCCCGATTCGCTGAACTGGCTCGGGGAAGGAGTAGGCCCGTCGAATCCAGCGGCCGAGTTGCTGCTCGCGCTCCAAGTCGTCGCGCCACGCGCGTTCGTACGCCGCGAGCGTGGTCGGCCGATCGGGGTCGATCTCGCGGGCGGCGTGATCGGCGCTGGTCATGCTATAGAGGATGCCGCCCCCCGTGAACGGCTTGGTCTGGGCGGCCGCGTCGCCGAGGAGGAACGCGCGGCGAGTCGTCACCCGATCCGGCGGACCGATCGGGATCGCACCCGAACAGCGGTGGGCGACGTCGATCTCGTAGCCGTCGATCAGTTCCTCGAAGTGTTTGGTCACCTGCACGCCCGGCGGGGCCGCCAGCCCGTACTCGACGCCGGCCTCGCCGCGCGGGATCCGCCACGCGAAGAACGTCGGCGGCGTGAGGTGAACGTCGACGAAATCCTCGTGGTCCGCTTCGTCCGAGAAGGCGAGCACGCCGTGGAGAAACTCCTCGGGCTCGGGAAGGTCGAGTTCCTCCCGAACCCTCGAGCGCGGGCCGTCGCAGCCCGCGACCATCTTCGCCTCGAACTCGACGGTTCCCTCGGGGCCGCTGGCGACGATTTCGACGCGGTCGCGGTGTTCGGTGACGCCCGTGACCGTGTGTTCCTCTCGAACGTCTGCTCCCGCATCACGAGCGAGATCCGCAAGGTGGCGATCCAGCCCCACTCGATCGATGACGTTCGAGGCGACCTCGCGTTTGTAGAACGGGTACGCGTCGCTGTGTGGCCCGCCGACGTGGAACCGCGCGCCGTAGATCTCGTTCTGGAACAGCTCCTCGCGAGCGCCCTCGCCCGTGAACTCCCAGACGTCGGTACTGACGTGGCCCGAACAGGCCAGGGGCTCGCCGATCTGCCCCTTCTCGAGGGCGAGCACGTCGTACCCCTCTTCGGCGGCTCGACGGGCGAAGCGAGCGCCCGGCGGCCCGACGCCCACGACGACGAAATCGTACATGGTCGTCACGTTCACACCGCTCGGTAAATAGTTTCTCGAGACTGTCCCGGAGGCACAACTATATGGGATCCGATAGTCGTGACGGCTATGTGCGGCCTGGTGACAGCCGACGAAACCACGCTGATCGACTTGAGTATCGGCCTCGAGGACGGCGTCGCGAGCGAACCGACGCCGCCGAGCATCGACGCGTTCGACCACGAGGCGGGCGCGGAACGGCTCGCCGAAACCCTCCGGGAACAGGGGTACGACGTCGACGCCGGGGACTTCCCCGACGGGATGGGGCTGGCCTGGGAGGACCTCGAGGTCATCCCGCACGCCGGAACCCACCTCGACGCGCCGTGGCACTACGGGCCCGAGGTCGACGGCGAGCCGGCGAAGACGATCGAGGAGATCCCCCTCGAGTGGTGTCGCGGAAATGCGGTCGTGCTCGATTTCCGGTGGATGGAGCCGGGGAGCGAGATCTCCGCGTCCGATCTCGAGGACGCCCTGGCCGACCTCGATCACGACCTCTCGCCGGGCGAGATCGTCCTGATCCAGACGGGCGCCGACGAACTGTGGGGCCAGCCCGAGTATCTGACCGAGTTCCCCGGCATGAGCGCCGAGGGAACGAAGTTCCTCGTCGAGCAGGGCGTGAAAGTGATCGGGACGGACGCCTACGGCTTCGACAAACCGTTCGCGACGATGGGCGAGCGCTACGTCGAGTCGGGCGATGACGGCGAACTGTGGCCGGCCCACCTTGCGGGCCGAGACGTCGAGTACTGCCAGATCGAGAAGATGGCCAACCTCGACCGGTTGCCACGCAAGACGGATATCCCGGTCGTCGCGTTCCCCATCAAAATCGAAGACGGTAGCGCGGGGTGGGTCCGTCCGGTAGCCCTTCTCGAGGACGACGAAACGGGAGGTGAGGACGCGTGAAACTCGCCACCTTCGAGGTCGACACCCCCGTCGGCCCCGTCGAACGCATCGGCGCCGTCGACGAATCGAGCGCGTCCGACGACACTACCGCCGGCGAAGCGACGCTCGTGGATCTCACCGCGGCCTACGGCGCGGCGCTCGCGACCGAGGGCGAACCCGCGCCCGCGGACCTCGCCCGGACCCACGTCCCGCCGGAGATGATCGCCTTCCTCGAGCGCGGCGATCGGGCGATCGCGGACGCGAGAGAGGCGCTCGAATACGCGGCGGAAACGAACGCCGATCGCGGCCCCGGCGGCGCGAAGATCCGATACGAGCCCGGCGAGTACCGGCTGCTCGCGCCGCTTCCGCGGCCCAACTCGCTGCGGGACTGCATGGCGATCGAGGAGCACGTTCAGAACAGCATGGAGGGCGAAATCGCGGACGTCTGGTACGACCTGCCGGTCTACTACAAGGGCAACGCGGACAGCGTGGTCGCGCCCGGGGAGACGATTCAGTGGCCCGACTACTCCGAGATCATGGACTACGAACTCGAGATCGCGGCCGTGATCGGGAAACGCGGTCGAGACATTCCGGCCGAGGAAGCCGACGAGCACATCGCCGGCTACACGATCTTCAACGACTTCAGCGCTCGCGACATCCAGGGCAAGGAAATGGAGGGGCGGCTCGGGCCGGCCAAAGGCAAGGACTTCGCGAACGGGTTGGGGCCGTACGTCGTCCCCCGCGACGACATCGACGTGCTCGAGGCCCCGATGACCGCCCGGATAGACGGCGAGGTCTGGTCGGAGGGCACCGTCGACGAGATGTACCACTCGTTCGCCGAGATCATCGAACACGTCTCGCAGTCCGAGACGCTCCACCCCGGCGACGTCATCGGGAGCGGCACCGTCGGCGAGGGCTGTGGCCTCGAATTAGGGCAGTGGCTCGAGGACGGGGATACCGTCGCACTCGAGGTCAAGGGGATCGGCGTCCTCGAACACACGGTCGTCGCCTGACGGTTCAGCGTCGCACGGAGAGGTGGCGAGTCCGGCCTCGAGTCCGCTGCTGGCCGGATCGAAGCCACAGATAAACGCCCGGAAATAGCCCCGGCAATACATATCGGAGTGAGTGACATTTCGTTAGAGAACACCGTACTCGGATATGATCAGTCGATCCGCCCTCGCGGCCGTCTGTCTGGGTATCGTTATCGTCGTGAGCCTTCCCGCCGGGGCGTACGCAACCCTGTCGAGTTCGGGGCCGGAATCACCAACGTCTCTCGTACAGGACGATTCCTATCGCTACCAGTGTCTCAATACGGCACCGGCCGAAAACGTCTCGATGAACGCCTACGAGCAGAATACGTCGAACCTCCGGACGCAGTCGGCGAACGTGTCGCCGACCGGGAACGGAACCACTGCCAGAGAGGGGTTCGTGGAGATCGAGTCCGAGTTCATCAACGGCGAGCAGACGTGTTTCGACAGGGTATCGACGGAGAAGCAGACGATGATGCTGCAGCTCAAGGGCGTTCAATTCGAGAACACCTCGGTCCGCGGCCCGTGGACCAATATCGTGTTCGGACAGGGCGAGGCGGACGTGGTCACGATCTTGCTTCCGGGGAACGAATTCCTGGACGTGTTGCGGCAAATGGGTGTCAGTGAGGGGTTCATCGAATTCTTCGAAGAAGAGTACGACCTGTCTTCGAACGGCACCGCCGAAACGTCGGCGGAGGGGACTGGAGCTGATGGTCCGACGAATCAATCAAACGATTCTACCGAAACTGAGGCTGATTCGGACGACGTCAGAGGGAACACGACTGATTCGGGCGAGAACAATGAGAACGTGACCGATCCGGACGATTCCACGGAGAACGCGACTGATTCGGACGGCGGAAGCGGAAATACGACGGACGATACCAGCGGAGAGGGTGAGGATTCGACCGGAGCGAACGAGACCGGGACCGAGTCGGTCGTCGACCCGACCGACTTGGCGGGCGAGCCGTCCGAGGGGGCGGCGATCGTGCAACCTCGATAGCGGACGGTTGTCGGTCACCGATTGCTACCGACCGCGCCGGGACAGCCATCTCCCGGCGAAGTTCAGTAGCCGATCCGACCGTCCGACACACCGCCAGCACCGATCGCACGCCGAGGTGGCGGTATCCGGCTATTTATACGTCCGGCCATATACGTACAAAATTATAATTATTCATGTATGAAACGTCCGAGCACCTGTGCCAACCGATCGCAAGAAATTCATCGTCGCCTTCCTCGGCGCGAACATCCTGTTGATTACCGTCGTCGGGGGCTTCGCGTCCACCGGGACCAGTGTCGCCGTCCCGATGAGCGATACCGGTGGGTTCACCGTCGCGTTCGACGAACTCGAGGGCAACGGGTTCGAGCAGTACTCGACGATGGAGGACAACGGGGTCTGTGAGCAGTACCCCGTCAGCGAGACGCGCATCGACAACGGAACGATCGAGGGGCTCCACCTGTTCAAGGACCTCGAGATGCCCGTCGCGAACGACACGGTCAGAGTGTCGATACGAGCGGATAGCATGGAGTTCGAGGGACTCACCCAGCGCTTTACGTATCTCGAAGGGAATCTCTCGTTCGACGGGGAGCAAGTCGTCGAATACGACGACGATCGGGATCGAATGCGGATTTCGGCCCGGAACATCACCATCGAGGACAGTGCGATTCAGACCGAGAACCAGTATATCACCTACCTTTCGTTGGACGAGCTGGACGTCGACGTGGAGACGAATCCAGACGATGCGGGCGTCGACGCACCGGATATCGAGTGTCTCTCGGAGGGGAGTTCCGGTGGTAACGAGTCTACTGGTAACAGTTCCGACGGTAACGAATCTGACGGTAGCACTTCCGACGGTAACGAGTCTGATAGTGACAGCTCTGACGGAAATAGCGCCACAAATAGCAGTGCCGTGGGTAATACTTCCGCAGATAACAGGTCCGTGAGGAATTCCGTCGCAGATAACGGACGATGAACGACGAACGTCTGGTCCGAGTCAGCGAGTGGCGGGACGATCGGCCGTTCTGGGGTGGAACGATACTGACGGTCGCCGGGATCGTTATCGCCATCGTTCCGCTAACTCTCGCATTCCGGTTCGGGATGGGAACGAGTCCTTACGTCCTCGTCGGACTATCGTCCGCCGGGTTCGTGTCGTTGGCCGGCATCTTCTCGCTCCGCCGGCCGGATCGTGCCGACTATCTCGGCGCGGTCGGCATCCTGTTCGCAGTCGTCTCGATATTCGGCGCACTCGGCGGGTTCGGACTCGGAACGGTTCTCGGGATGGTGGGCGGCTCACTCTGTATCGCGTGGGTCCCCGACGACGCCGCGGCCGACGATCCGTCGCCGGAAACCGAGTCCGTTCTGAGCAGACTGCGGTCGCGCTGTCGCGGGGTCGTCGACTCCCTATCCCAAGAGCGATAAAAAGACCGCGGATTCGGCCTTTCGAAGGTGTTCGTCGACGGTACTCGTCGCACAGTCGAGTTCGTTCGCGATATCTTGATGGGTCGCCTGCTTCGGAACGTCGTAGTAGCCGATTTCCACCGCCGTTCGGAGCACCTCCTGCTGTCGCGTCGTCAGGTCGAAGATCGACCACTTGGACGTCGGATCGTACTCTCCGGTCTTGATGATCTCGTAGTCGAATCCCTCGGGGATCGCCCGATACGCGTCCTGGATCATCTCGTCCGTTCCCGCGACGGTGAGTCGAAGCGAGCCGTCGTCAGTGAACTCAATCGGCGTTTCGACGATGAGCCCGTCCTGACCGACGAGCGACATGAGTTTCGAGGCCGGTTCGCCGGAGTCGACGTACAGATAACAGTAGAGGTCGGCACCCGCACCCTCGAAGAGATCCCAATCGAGGACGAGCGGATGATCCCCGATCTGCGATTCGAGGGCCTCACTGCCTCCACGGAGTCGATACAGCAAGATTCCGGTCCCATCCGGGAACGAATCGACGTAGACGATTTCCGATCGTTCGAGATCGGGTTCGGCTGCCAGTCGCTGCCCGGCGGGATGGACGGCACCGGTCGGTGGCGTTAGCTCGAGTCGGACGTACCTCATCGTTCGACCCAACTACGGTCTCGGGATCCCGACCATTCCCTCTCGTCGAGTCTCGGAGTCGGGTCCGGAGCTATCAGTACTATCGCTGCAGTACCGTTCGTGTTGCACCGAACTGTCTCGGGAGTACGTTTCTGACTGGAATTCGGTGTCATTTCGTCGATCATGAATCTCGACTGGTCCGTCTGCCGACGGGTATCTCGGGTCTCGAGAGCGACACTCGCTGCGAGTCGCGTAGACGAACTGGCCCGTGTCGATCCCACGCTACGACTCGACGTGAGCGTCCCAGCGTACTCGCCTCCGTCCGGTCTGTTCTGTCACAGATACTGACTCATCGACCGTGCATAAAAGTATTATTCCGTCTATAGCTCAGAGTTTAAATAAGGATTGGCAACGGCATCGGCTCGAGTCATCGAACCGGCCGTCGTCGGGTCGTATTCGACCGAACGTGCGTCGTCGTCGTTTCTATAGTAGCCACTGAAACGAGTTACACATGACTCCCAAACGGTCATGTGATCCGGTGTGTAGTGACTGTCAGTGGTTACTACAACTACCGCCCGAGAGAAACCCGCGCCGGACTATCCAAACCCAATCGTGGACACAACGACCGCCTCCGACCGTACGTGGGTGCTCGAAACGACAGTCAAAACGGACTGACCGGCCGTAACGAAGTCTAAGCCGGCCACCTACGCTTCCAAGAGATTCCAGAACCGCTCGGTGTCGCCCTCGAAGCGCTCGAGCAACGCTCGCATCTCCGTTCGGTGGTCGTCGGTGACTCTCACGTGAACCATCCCTTCATCGGGCTGGCCGTAGACGACGCTTGCGCCCTCGGGCGCGGCGACGATCGCCGGCAGCGCGACGAGATCTTCCTCGCCGTCGACCATGATCGTCGTCGGCTCGTCGGTCGCGAGCGCGCGCCGAAGTGCACGGACAACCGGTGCGGATAGCTCCGCGGGCGGGTTCCGTACCTCGATGCTCGCCCCGGCGGTGACCGCCTCGCGGATCTCCTCGTCGACGGCGCTGCGTTTGGTCCGGCCGTCCACGAGTGCCACGTCCGGCTGGCGGCCCGCCTGCAGGATGTGGTAGGTGACGACGTCACCGACGGCGATCAGCGGACCGTCGACGGCCTCGAGGAGTCGCCGGGCATCGGTCTCGATCGGTCCCATCGGCTCCTTGAGTTCGTGGCGGAGGTCGTCGGGCAAAACCAGTAGCTGGTCGTCCTCGGCGGGCGCCGAATCCTTGTCGTCGCGAGTCACGTGCGTTAGCGAACCTTCAGGGCGTACGCGCCCGGTTCGGTGATCTGCATCTCCGTCGCGATCTCGCTGTCCTCGGGGTGGGCGATGATGACGTAGCCCGCCCAGTCCTCGGTCAGCGACGAGGAGTTACAGGCGTCGCAGGTCTCGTTATCCGGTTCGTTGACCCGGTGACATTCGCGACAGACGAGACGATCGGATGCCATGGTTATTCACCTGCGGTCGCTTCGCGCTTCTCTCGCTCGTCCTCGAGCCACTCGTGTTTGCCCAGCCCCGGCTGTTTCGCGGTGAGGCCGATCTTCGAGTCCCGCGGGTTGCGCTCGTCGATGCTCTTGGTGACGATGCGGGCCCGGACGGCGTCCTCGACGCCGAGCGAGCGGGCGGATTCGTTCGAGGCGAGTTGCTGGTTCTCGCCGTCGAAGGCGAGGTACTCGTCGCTGATCTGTGAGACGTGGAGCAGTCCGTCGACGGGGCCGATGCCGACGAAGGCACCGAACTCGACGACTTCGACGACGGTGCCGTCGACGACCTCCTGCATCTGTGGATCGAAGGTGACGGCGTCGAACTCGGCCTCGTAGTAGACGCCCGGCCGATTCGGCAGCACCGTTCCCTCGCCGATATCGTGGACCTCGGTGACGGAGACGACGCTCCCGACCTCCTCGTCCATCCGCCCCTCGAGTTTGTCCTGGAGCAGTCGCTTGACTCGGTTCGGCGAAACGTCGCCGAGTTCTTCCGGCGGTACTTCTACTGTGTCCTTCAGTCTAACCCGTTTGTACATCTATGGTTGAGTGATCGCTAACTTGTTTCTCCCGCGTAATGCAATTACCGGTCTGCTCGCTTCGAGCACTCGGTCGCGCAGCGGCCGATCGTTCGTGACGACGTAGTCGACGTTCCCCTCGCGGGCGAGTTCGACCAGGGCGTCGTCGGCGTACGACGCCTCCGTGTCGACGACGAGACAGCGTTCGGTCGCCAGATCGTGGCCGACGGTCGCGGCCGTCCCCTCCTGGCCACCCTTCTCCGAGAGCCGCCGGAGTTCCTCGAGGACCGCCTGCGGTATCGTCGGCTCGAACGAATCGAGGAGCCGCTCGAGCTCCTCGAATAGCCGAACGTCGAGTTCGACCGGCATCATGAGCGCGCTCGTGTCGAGGGCGACCCGCGTCCGCGTGCTCATCGCCTTAGTCCGTGAGCGTTCCCAGACCGATCAGCCGCCAGCGAGCGCCGATGCGGCGGTTGATCGCGATTTTCGTCCCTGGATCGGCGGCGACGGGTCGTTTGAGTTTGACCTCGCACTCGCCGCTTCGGGCGCTGGTGACGGAGCCGACGGTCGTCGCCGTCCCGACGGTCATCATCAGCGGTTCGCCGGTGCTGATCTCGTCGACCGTCTCGCCGCTCTCCGCGCCGACGACCCGCTCGAGCAGGTCGACGTCCATGGTGAACTCGTTCCACGTCGGCGGGAGCGTGCCCGGCGGGCCGGCCATCCGGCCGGCCAGCGCGTCGCCTTTCGTCAGCGAGGGGTCGAGTCCGGTCCCGACGCCGAGCAGGCCGCCCGGCGTGACGGTGTCGACCGTTTCGCCGCCGGCCTGCAGCGAGCGAATGCTCGTCTCGATGGGGACGTACTCGCTCTTCCCGCCTTCCTCGACCTCGCGGCCGGGCCGGATCTCGATGTCGTCGCCGACCTCGAGCTCGCCCCGAACGAGACTGCCCCCGAGGACGCCGCCGGCGAGGTCCTTCGCGGTCGTCCCGGGTTTGTTGATGTCGAAACTGCGGGCGACGTGCATCCGGGGATCGGCGTCGGGATCCCGATCCGGCGTGGGGATCTCCTCCTCGATGGCCTGGATGAGCAAGTCGAGATTGACTTCCTGACCCGCGGAGACGGGGACGATCGGCGCGTCTTCCGCGACCGTTCCCTCGACGAACTCCTTGATCTGGTCGTAGTTGTTTCGGGCGGTCTCGGCGTCGACGAGGTCGACCTTGTTCTGCGCGATGACGATGTTGTCGATGCCGATGATGTCAAGCGCCATCAGGTGCTCTTCGGTCTGGGGCTGGGGGACGGGTTCGTTGGCGCTGACCACCAACACGGCCCCGTCCATCAGCGATGCGCCCGAAAGCATCGTCGCCATCAGGGTCTCGTGCCCCGGGGCGTCGACGAACGAGACGGTCCGGAGCGGCTCGCTCGGCGTGCCGTCCGCACACTCCTCCTCGACGGTGTAACACTCGGGTTCGTCGAGTCCCTCGCAGTGGCGGAACGTCGCGTCGGCGTAGCCGAGCCTGATCGAGATCCCGCGTTTCATCTCCTCGCTGTGCTGGTCCGTCCACGAGCCGCTGAGCGCTTGCACCAGCGTCGTCTTGCCGTGGTCGACGTGACCGACGAGCCCGATGTTCACCTCCGGTTGTCGATTTCCTACCATAAGACGATGAGTAATCTTGCGTAGTGATTCCGCTGTGCGACTGATAAAGGTTGCGAGCTATCCCTTGTCTCGACCGACGCAGTGTGCGGGACGGCGACGGACGAACGAGCCCGCCGAACCCGACGACTTATTTCGATTCCCTCCTACCCTGTGACCGTGTCGGAGTTCGCGTTCGAACTCGAGTTGTGTGCCCGCCTCGAGCGGCGACGCGACGGACTCGTCGCCCGCCAGCTCGGCGGCAGCGTCGCCGATCCCGGCGGGCGGGTTCTGGACGTGCTCTGCGTCGAGCCCGGACCCGAATTCGACGACCGCGTCGCCATCACGAGCGAAGCGATTCCCGACGCCGCCATCGAATCGGCCGTCGGCACCGGGCAGGCCCGCTACTGGAAGGACGCCTTCGACTGTCATCCCGAGCGCGCCCGCAACGCCACGGAGCGGGC
This portion of the Natrinema salinisoli genome encodes:
- a CDS encoding DNA-directed RNA polymerase, with product MYKRVRLKDTVEVPPEELGDVSPNRVKRLLQDKLEGRMDEEVGSVVSVTEVHDIGEGTVLPNRPGVYYEAEFDAVTFDPQMQEVVDGTVVEVVEFGAFVGIGPVDGLLHVSQISDEYLAFDGENQQLASNESARSLGVEDAVRARIVTKSIDERNPRDSKIGLTAKQPGLGKHEWLEDEREKREATAGE
- a CDS encoding PIN domain-containing protein encodes the protein MSTRTRVALDTSALMMPVELDVRLFEELERLLDSFEPTIPQAVLEELRRLSEKGGQEGTAATVGHDLATERCLVVDTEASYADDALVELAREGNVDYVVTNDRPLRDRVLEASRPVIALRGRNKLAITQP
- a CDS encoding translation initiation factor IF-2 subunit gamma is translated as MVGNRQPEVNIGLVGHVDHGKTTLVQALSGSWTDQHSEEMKRGISIRLGYADATFRHCEGLDEPECYTVEEECADGTPSEPLRTVSFVDAPGHETLMATMLSGASLMDGAVLVVSANEPVPQPQTEEHLMALDIIGIDNIVIAQNKVDLVDAETARNNYDQIKEFVEGTVAEDAPIVPVSAGQEVNLDLLIQAIEEEIPTPDRDPDADPRMHVARSFDINKPGTTAKDLAGGVLGGSLVRGELEVGDDIEIRPGREVEEGGKSEYVPIETSIRSLQAGGETVDTVTPGGLLGVGTGLDPSLTKGDALAGRMAGPPGTLPPTWNEFTMDVDLLERVVGAESGETVDEISTGEPLMMTVGTATTVGSVTSARSGECEVKLKRPVAADPGTKIAINRRIGARWRLIGLGTLTD